Proteins encoded together in one Thermoplasmatales archaeon BRNA1 window:
- a CDS encoding putative phosphatase, translating to MNMALDAKIKAIGFDMDGTFMDTRVDYVKLANVVTDAYSKYGVPADVLKADGYKLTMENCDRWIEENGLQKHKPAIDNEIQENATEIEMENANVARIFPGAVELLDAMKAKGLKAGILTRGGRRYAEYVLGNAGVLDRFDALVARDDYPENEAKPSPLAMEHLAKEFGVKCDEILYVGDGLVDYLTAYNSGARFIGVMSGHDNRTRDIWEAKVGKGVEIVRTIADLIPML from the coding sequence ATGAACATGGCGCTGGATGCGAAGATCAAGGCGATCGGATTCGACATGGACGGTACTTTCATGGACACCCGTGTCGACTACGTCAAACTCGCTAACGTCGTGACCGACGCCTATTCTAAGTACGGTGTTCCGGCCGATGTCCTCAAGGCCGACGGATACAAGCTCACCATGGAGAACTGCGACAGATGGATCGAGGAGAACGGGCTGCAGAAGCACAAGCCCGCCATCGACAACGAGATCCAGGAGAATGCCACCGAGATCGAGATGGAGAACGCCAACGTGGCGAGGATCTTCCCCGGTGCGGTCGAACTCCTGGATGCCATGAAGGCGAAGGGCCTGAAGGCGGGAATCCTCACCAGGGGCGGACGCAGGTACGCCGAGTACGTCCTTGGGAACGCAGGGGTCCTCGACAGGTTCGATGCCCTGGTCGCCAGGGACGACTACCCTGAGAACGAGGCGAAGCCCAGCCCTCTCGCCATGGAACATCTCGCAAAGGAGTTCGGCGTGAAGTGCGACGAGATCCTCTATGTCGGGGACGGCCTGGTTGATTACCTCACGGCATACAACTCCGGCGCGCGGTTCATCGGTGTCATGAGCGGACACGACAACAGGACGCGCGACATCTGGGAAGCAAAGGTCGGAAAGGGCGTCGAGATCGTCAGGACCATCGCGGACCTCATCCCGATGCTCTGA
- a CDS encoding putative methanogenesis marker protein 17, protein MAQDIGVTGTDQFGNDAYKLLYQEIMYDIGKLASVERSTIVLKPEVPLFIISVKMKARPSARKIGDIAATRAEKGVVYVSISDEMYAPGTLARLWEEYGRDNVQQTDRLDITVRGADTSAEVDSLEVESSEQPVREILGALWRVLPEGIRVRREFENQGVITVVATEEIMRSEFLEEGKKVEDAMVKGVDYRV, encoded by the coding sequence ATGGCACAGGACATCGGAGTGACCGGGACCGACCAGTTCGGCAACGACGCGTACAAGCTCCTCTACCAGGAGATCATGTACGACATCGGTAAGCTAGCATCCGTCGAGAGGTCAACCATCGTCCTCAAGCCGGAGGTCCCCCTGTTCATCATCTCCGTGAAGATGAAGGCCCGCCCTTCCGCCAGGAAGATCGGCGATATCGCCGCCACCCGTGCGGAGAAGGGGGTGGTCTACGTCAGTATCTCCGACGAGATGTACGCCCCCGGCACCCTCGCACGCCTGTGGGAGGAGTACGGCAGGGACAACGTCCAGCAGACCGACCGTCTCGACATCACCGTCCGCGGAGCGGACACCTCCGCCGAGGTCGACTCCCTGGAGGTGGAATCGTCCGAACAGCCCGTCAGGGAGATCCTGGGGGCGCTCTGGAGGGTGCTGCCCGAGGGCATCCGCGTCAGGCGCGAGTTCGAGAACCAGGGCGTCATCACCGTGGTCGCCACCGAGGAGATCATGCGGTCCGAGTTCCTCGAGGAGGGGAAGAAGGTCGAGGACGCCATGGTGAAGGGGGTGGATTACCGTGTATGA
- a CDS encoding putative methanogenesis marker protein 7 yields the protein MYEVIMYDGGIYRSDELFELIEDVGGVVLLKNRSSQMLTVTMSIPEEDRPMVEAFCKEIGGQVRDVPLAGTEIAVIGPTLGRHHMPHPICDIAEYLRRCGAVTVVMGLARGRGKHTSQISLEETKIIDEYDACVFMLGNFKPCVETKAELLLSNINIPTVLVCGPVPEGIEGTCDAIVTGVGRKASRMREPGDRAKLEEVGDRVEEVLDDKKKAIEEDPPFVHPSEIKALLENFEPIDMCLRPAPLVMHLDGLRAKISYDEYHEQIENMEVYGRRLGDVCVITPSKINDSSMLIRIKSRSQVAYEDAEKAKKAA from the coding sequence GTGTATGAGGTCATAATGTACGACGGAGGGATCTACCGTTCCGACGAGCTCTTCGAGCTCATCGAGGACGTGGGAGGCGTAGTCCTCCTGAAGAACCGTTCCTCCCAGATGCTCACAGTCACCATGTCAATCCCGGAGGAGGACCGTCCCATGGTGGAGGCCTTCTGCAAGGAGATCGGCGGCCAGGTCAGGGACGTCCCCCTGGCAGGAACCGAGATCGCCGTCATCGGTCCCACCCTCGGGAGGCACCACATGCCCCACCCGATCTGCGATATAGCGGAGTACCTCAGGAGATGCGGTGCCGTCACCGTCGTCATGGGACTCGCCCGCGGAAGGGGGAAGCACACGTCCCAGATCTCCCTCGAGGAGACCAAGATCATCGACGAGTACGACGCCTGCGTGTTCATGCTCGGCAACTTCAAGCCCTGCGTGGAGACCAAGGCCGAGCTCCTGCTGAGCAACATCAACATCCCCACCGTCCTTGTGTGCGGGCCCGTGCCCGAGGGCATCGAGGGAACCTGCGACGCCATCGTCACCGGCGTCGGCAGGAAAGCGTCCCGCATGAGGGAGCCCGGAGACCGTGCCAAGCTCGAGGAGGTCGGAGACCGCGTCGAGGAGGTCCTGGACGACAAGAAGAAGGCCATCGAGGAGGACCCTCCCTTCGTCCATCCGTCGGAGATCAAGGCCCTGCTGGAGAACTTCGAACCCATCGACATGTGCCTCAGGCCGGCCCCGCTGGTCATGCACCTGGACGGTCTCAGGGCGAAGATCTCCTACGACGAGTACCACGAGCAGATCGAGAACATGGAGGTCTACGGCCGCCGTCTGGGAGACGTGTGCGTCATCACCCCCTCCAAGATCAACGACAGCTCCATGCTCATCCGCATCAAGAGCCGTTCCCAGGTGGCCTACGAGGACGCCGAGAAGGCCAAGAAGGCCGCATGA
- a CDS encoding FAD/FMN-containing dehydrogenase produces the protein MDSDKLSREVTPEIISKLESAIGKDNVNTHPEERLLYSHDLAPLPGVAGIAFKNIPDVVVRPTCTEDVAAVMRIAYENGVAVTPRGNSTWGLGGCQPVFAGIVVDFSSKMNKIIKLDPEHLCVKVQAGITFKEVLDACMAKGFIIGSYPSSFPAATIGGWYGTNGMGIGTYKFGSVKDNVLNMEVVLPDGSVIETGYDNIGAFMSGYNLNQFFAGAEGTLGLVCTFTLKMYPMGVIRPTIYNFENLADADPAIQAIAKHPSIKPLHVSWADFNHFANQARAAKEEPSIHVHSECKNTVLVVLQGDERFVDLEDEAVEEIMVKAGGQKLPNEIADHEWDERCYEFRARAVGVGEIPAEVIVPSNSWGQFVGECYEGFSKMKMETGGIIGQMVDPQTVLFMPYYFMDNEGMLGMTAFSFNFYLGDVATRYGGRTTGLGVFFAWNLDNIHDANTVEYMRELKTYLDPRDVMNPGHVVCGLTRFGISLSHGLMEFASKMMQTVKKMLPPDSTFADNIERFHYNTLEEEKAADRKHVLGRGYE, from the coding sequence ATGGATTCGGACAAACTATCCCGTGAAGTGACTCCCGAGATCATCAGCAAACTCGAGTCTGCTATCGGAAAGGACAACGTCAACACCCACCCCGAGGAGAGGCTCCTTTACAGCCACGACCTCGCACCGCTGCCCGGAGTCGCCGGAATCGCGTTCAAGAACATCCCCGATGTCGTCGTCAGGCCCACCTGCACCGAGGACGTCGCCGCTGTCATGAGAATCGCGTACGAGAACGGCGTCGCAGTCACCCCCCGCGGAAACTCCACCTGGGGACTCGGCGGATGCCAGCCCGTCTTCGCAGGGATCGTCGTCGACTTCTCCTCGAAGATGAACAAGATCATCAAGCTCGACCCTGAGCACCTCTGCGTCAAGGTCCAGGCAGGAATCACTTTCAAAGAGGTCCTCGACGCCTGCATGGCGAAGGGCTTCATCATCGGATCCTACCCCTCCTCATTCCCCGCAGCCACCATCGGCGGCTGGTACGGAACCAACGGAATGGGAATCGGAACCTACAAGTTCGGAAGCGTCAAGGACAACGTCCTCAACATGGAGGTTGTCCTCCCCGACGGATCCGTCATCGAGACCGGATACGACAACATCGGTGCGTTCATGTCCGGCTACAACCTCAACCAGTTCTTCGCCGGAGCCGAGGGAACCCTCGGACTCGTCTGCACCTTCACCCTCAAGATGTACCCGATGGGAGTCATCAGGCCCACCATCTACAACTTCGAGAACCTCGCGGACGCAGACCCCGCCATCCAGGCAATCGCGAAGCACCCCAGCATCAAGCCCCTGCACGTCAGCTGGGCCGACTTCAACCACTTCGCCAACCAGGCCCGCGCAGCGAAGGAGGAGCCCTCCATCCACGTCCACTCCGAGTGCAAGAACACCGTCCTGGTCGTTCTGCAGGGTGACGAGCGTTTCGTCGACCTTGAGGACGAGGCCGTCGAGGAGATCATGGTCAAGGCCGGCGGGCAGAAACTGCCCAACGAGATCGCCGACCACGAGTGGGACGAGCGCTGCTATGAGTTCCGCGCCCGTGCCGTCGGAGTCGGAGAGATTCCCGCCGAGGTCATCGTTCCCTCCAACAGCTGGGGACAGTTCGTCGGCGAGTGCTACGAGGGCTTCAGCAAGATGAAGATGGAGACCGGAGGAATCATCGGACAGATGGTCGACCCCCAGACCGTCCTCTTCATGCCCTACTACTTCATGGACAACGAGGGAATGCTCGGAATGACCGCATTCTCCTTCAACTTCTACCTCGGCGACGTCGCCACCAGGTACGGCGGAAGGACCACCGGTCTCGGAGTCTTCTTCGCATGGAACCTCGACAACATCCACGATGCCAACACCGTCGAGTACATGAGGGAGCTCAAGACCTACCTCGACCCCCGCGATGTCATGAATCCCGGACACGTCGTCTGCGGACTCACCAGGTTCGGTATCTCCCTGTCCCACGGACTCATGGAGTTCGCCAGCAAGATGATGCAGACCGTCAAGAAGATGCTGCCCCCTGACTCCACCTTCGCCGACAACATCGAGAGGTTCCACTACAACACTCTCGAAGAGGAGAAGGCCGCCGACAGGAAGCACGTCCTCGGCCGCGGCTACGAGTGA
- a CDS encoding putative methanogenesis marker protein 6 gives MSTARETRLLMISPDSNITPDVLARAVHTMAENLSVKETCYGCLVEADAEVMKTIISKVRADYRNEVFTKRRGYPAGDPRRCRAQHGTRPGFAQLEAEWECLPLIQHALDDIDAGNTSYSETVRKKPLPVSELKKICEEFQ, from the coding sequence ATGAGCACCGCAAGGGAGACCAGGCTTCTCATGATATCGCCCGACTCCAACATCACGCCGGACGTGCTGGCACGTGCGGTCCATACCATGGCCGAGAACCTCAGCGTCAAGGAGACCTGCTACGGCTGCCTCGTGGAGGCGGACGCCGAGGTCATGAAGACCATCATCTCCAAGGTCAGGGCGGACTACCGCAACGAGGTCTTCACCAAGCGCAGGGGATACCCCGCCGGGGACCCCCGCAGGTGCCGCGCACAGCACGGAACCAGGCCGGGATTCGCACAGCTAGAGGCAGAATGGGAGTGCCTCCCCCTGATCCAGCACGCGCTTGACGATATCGACGCGGGCAACACCTCCTACAGCGAGACCGTCCGCAAGAAACCCCTTCCCGTATCCGAACTCAAGAAAATTTGCGAGGAATTCCAATGA
- a CDS encoding methyl-coenzyme M reductase I operon protein C: MKQQIGRHLSFVECRDAQGLGVGGGLAQRATISESGRDVCVIAMGPGRRHITKPVCEITYALREDGIDASVLVVNAGSGVPTDAPDVTTGTRFGLDPIEVERIRQYKVILIHLGNVRNHIIYKARLILRNVDLPAVVVSQCPVDFEDFAAIGVKTRDVMPAPEDIGTKGTIMEIVTGVVRGVTCPQEKLDEIASKLQKLLPKEGGA; the protein is encoded by the coding sequence ATGAAGCAGCAGATTGGAAGGCATCTGAGCTTCGTGGAGTGCAGGGACGCCCAGGGACTGGGCGTCGGCGGCGGTCTTGCGCAGCGCGCCACCATCTCCGAGAGCGGGAGGGACGTGTGCGTCATCGCCATGGGCCCCGGACGCAGGCACATCACCAAGCCGGTATGCGAGATCACGTACGCCCTGCGCGAGGACGGCATCGATGCGTCCGTTCTCGTCGTCAACGCCGGATCCGGCGTCCCCACCGACGCCCCCGACGTGACCACGGGCACAAGGTTCGGTCTCGATCCCATCGAGGTCGAACGCATCAGACAGTACAAGGTCATCCTCATCCACCTCGGCAACGTGAGGAACCACATCATCTACAAGGCGAGGCTCATCCTCAGGAACGTGGACCTGCCCGCGGTCGTGGTATCCCAGTGCCCCGTGGACTTCGAGGACTTCGCCGCCATCGGCGTGAAGACCCGCGACGTCATGCCCGCGCCGGAGGACATCGGGACCAAGGGTACGATCATGGAGATTGTCACGGGCGTCGTCAGGGGGGTCACCTGTCCCCAGGAGAAGCTCGACGAGATCGCGTCCAAGCTCCAGAAGCTCCTTCCGAAGGAGGGCGGCGCATGA
- a CDS encoding putative methanogenesis marker protein 15, with product MTIRIAQLSCGTEYSGIQFEIESAARAVGAKIVYPDVSYDQVQEALDRFGFRPKSQQLQLMIARAVSLADEKYDADAVFITTCFRCAEAALVRNELRRFIQEHTRLPVVTYSFTERLKASQLLTRMEALVTIVTRKELLARERQTGLTAGLDSGSSTTKAVVMQDNKIIGKSWTASGDVVQSATQVLEEAMKQAGVELKDIEAIGTTGYGRFTLGKHFNAKLVQEELTVNSKGAVWLADRQRGEATIIDIGGMDNKAITVRDGVPDNFTMGGICAGASGRFLEMTARRLKVEIGELGDYAVRGDWRNAKMNSYCSVFGIQDLVTNLGAGKVFEDVAAAACRSVAEQVYEQQLQEIDVRHPIIQVGGTSLNKGLVKAVGEVLGEEPIVPKDSQYIGAVGGALLSSGFLGD from the coding sequence ATGACCATCAGGATCGCACAGCTGTCCTGCGGTACCGAGTACAGCGGCATCCAGTTCGAGATCGAGTCCGCCGCCCGCGCGGTCGGCGCCAAGATCGTCTACCCTGACGTCTCCTACGACCAGGTCCAGGAGGCCCTCGACAGGTTCGGATTCCGTCCCAAGTCCCAGCAGCTCCAGCTCATGATCGCCAGGGCGGTCTCCCTGGCCGACGAGAAGTACGATGCGGACGCCGTCTTCATCACCACCTGCTTCCGCTGCGCCGAGGCCGCACTCGTCAGGAACGAGCTCAGGAGGTTCATCCAGGAGCACACCAGGCTCCCGGTCGTCACATACTCCTTCACCGAGAGGCTGAAGGCATCCCAGCTCCTGACCAGGATGGAGGCCCTCGTCACCATCGTCACCAGGAAGGAGCTCCTCGCGAGGGAGAGGCAGACCGGACTCACCGCCGGTCTCGACTCCGGATCCTCCACCACCAAGGCCGTCGTCATGCAGGACAACAAGATCATCGGAAAGTCCTGGACGGCTTCGGGAGATGTCGTGCAGTCCGCCACCCAGGTCCTCGAGGAGGCCATGAAACAGGCGGGGGTCGAGCTCAAGGACATCGAGGCCATCGGAACCACCGGATACGGAAGGTTCACCCTCGGCAAGCACTTCAACGCCAAGCTGGTCCAGGAGGAGCTCACCGTCAACTCCAAGGGAGCGGTGTGGCTCGCCGACCGCCAGAGGGGGGAGGCCACCATCATCGATATCGGCGGAATGGACAACAAGGCCATCACCGTCCGCGACGGTGTCCCGGACAACTTCACCATGGGAGGGATCTGCGCCGGAGCGTCCGGAAGGTTCCTGGAGATGACCGCCAGGCGTCTCAAGGTGGAGATCGGGGAACTGGGCGACTACGCCGTGAGGGGAGACTGGAGGAACGCCAAGATGAACTCCTACTGTTCCGTCTTCGGTATCCAGGACCTCGTCACCAACCTCGGAGCCGGAAAGGTCTTCGAGGACGTCGCCGCTGCGGCCTGCCGTTCCGTCGCCGAGCAGGTCTACGAGCAGCAGCTGCAGGAGATCGACGTAAGGCACCCGATCATCCAGGTCGGCGGTACGTCCCTGAACAAGGGACTGGTCAAGGCCGTCGGAGAGGTACTCGGAGAGGAGCCGATCGTCCCGAAGGACTCCCAATACATCGGAGCCGTCGGAGGCGCCCTGCTCAGCTCCGGATTCCTGGGAGACTGA
- a CDS encoding Acetyltransferase (GNAT) family: protein MAVEYRGTVIGDYLEILELWSADRPVSREDSEEGISSFLSRNGKYCFTAVSDGKVVGAVLCGSDGRSARIYHLVVDPDFRRQGIAHTLIKHS from the coding sequence ATGGCAGTCGAATACCGCGGCACGGTTATCGGGGATTACCTCGAGATTCTGGAGCTGTGGTCCGCCGACCGCCCCGTCTCCAGGGAGGATTCCGAGGAGGGCATCTCGTCGTTCCTCAGTAGGAACGGAAAATACTGTTTTACTGCCGTGTCCGACGGAAAGGTCGTCGGAGCGGTCCTGTGCGGAAGTGACGGACGCAGCGCGAGGATATACCATCTCGTCGTGGACCCAGACTTCCGCAGGCAGGGTATCGCACACACCCTCATCAAGCACTCATAG
- a CDS encoding putative ATPase (AAA+ superfamily), which translates to MDDGFLIRNMYLDRLEDLTGDRRAVKVLTGLRGVGKSTIMDQFIQRMIDNGKNPDDIIRFDFDSVDLFDIRYAEDLKILVTKSVEGKTDPFVIMDEVQKIPGWSEALWALMQQNFAEYFLTSSDDSVTAPRKTDLKPCLREIRVMPLSIYEFMDLNEIENSDEAVDLYMEYGGLPCVRTSMSEREAHMLLYGALCSSVLQDALTYSSRLDPDTAVIMAERIMDTSGTPMDSDEVMSMSGKKFGYTSRALDSLVGTYLVMENEGRSYINKLKKSQMIYYAADLGIRNSIKGVTRNVQSETENAVFIELKRRGCKVKVEDYDGYVSFVADYGDGKVRYVVSDMELTAPEPPKKSFFGKVKEALTETVRISIDGSSGKNHVTFKEFLLGHEPKKG; encoded by the coding sequence ATGGACGACGGGTTTCTGATCAGGAACATGTACCTCGACAGACTCGAGGACCTCACCGGCGACCGCCGCGCGGTCAAGGTCCTCACGGGGCTGAGGGGTGTGGGGAAGAGCACCATCATGGATCAGTTCATCCAGAGGATGATTGATAACGGGAAGAACCCGGACGACATCATCCGCTTCGACTTCGATTCGGTGGACCTCTTCGACATCCGCTACGCCGAGGACCTGAAGATACTCGTCACCAAGTCCGTCGAGGGGAAGACCGACCCGTTCGTGATCATGGACGAGGTCCAGAAGATCCCCGGCTGGAGCGAGGCACTGTGGGCGCTCATGCAGCAGAACTTCGCGGAATACTTCCTGACGTCGTCCGACGATTCCGTCACCGCCCCCCGCAAGACGGACCTGAAACCCTGCCTCAGGGAGATCAGGGTCATGCCGCTGTCCATATACGAGTTCATGGACCTCAACGAGATCGAGAACTCCGACGAGGCCGTCGACCTCTACATGGAATACGGGGGACTGCCCTGCGTCAGGACCTCCATGTCCGAGAGGGAGGCGCACATGCTCCTGTACGGCGCGCTGTGCTCCTCCGTCCTCCAGGACGCACTCACCTATTCGTCGCGTCTCGACCCCGATACCGCCGTCATCATGGCCGAGCGCATCATGGACACCTCCGGAACACCCATGGACTCCGACGAGGTAATGAGCATGTCCGGAAAGAAGTTCGGATACACCTCCCGCGCCCTGGATTCCCTGGTCGGAACCTACCTCGTCATGGAGAACGAGGGGCGCTCCTACATCAACAAACTCAAGAAGAGCCAGATGATCTATTATGCTGCGGATCTCGGCATCCGCAACAGCATCAAGGGGGTCACCCGCAACGTTCAGAGCGAGACCGAGAACGCCGTCTTCATCGAGCTCAAGAGGAGGGGATGCAAGGTCAAGGTCGAGGACTACGACGGGTACGTCTCGTTCGTCGCCGACTACGGGGACGGGAAGGTCAGGTACGTCGTCTCCGACATGGAACTGACGGCGCCCGAACCGCCCAAGAAGAGCTTCTTCGGAAAGGTGAAGGAGGCACTCACCGAGACCGTCCGCATAAGCATTGACGGATCCTCCGGGAAGAACCACGTCACGTTCAAGGAGTTCCTGCTGGGCCACGAACCGAAGAAGGGATGA
- a CDS encoding putative methanogenesis marker protein 5, which yields MKVFIDPPNSMILFDLVERFGHEPLSSMAVIQEKVDNIEVDMPPMNVTLEDVIKGLKYAGIEVPSGIRGRLALWGPMIDAADAAIVIENPPFSFGCVGCDRSNELTKYLLQRRGIPMLTVAYPNDAEGAKSMVGQIKEFLDNLGKGAKA from the coding sequence ATGAAGGTCTTCATAGATCCACCGAACAGCATGATCCTGTTCGACCTGGTCGAGAGGTTCGGCCACGAGCCCCTGAGCTCCATGGCCGTCATCCAGGAGAAGGTAGACAACATCGAGGTCGACATGCCCCCCATGAACGTCACCCTGGAGGATGTCATCAAAGGGCTCAAGTACGCAGGAATCGAGGTCCCCTCCGGAATCCGCGGGCGTCTCGCCCTGTGGGGACCGATGATTGATGCCGCCGACGCGGCCATCGTCATCGAGAACCCCCCGTTCAGCTTCGGATGCGTGGGATGCGACAGGTCCAACGAGCTCACCAAGTACCTCCTGCAGCGCAGGGGGATCCCGATGCTCACCGTCGCCTACCCCAACGACGCGGAGGGCGCGAAGAGCATGGTCGGACAGATCAAGGAGTTCCTCGACAACCTCGGAAAGGGGGCGAAGGCATGA
- a CDS encoding putative peptidyl-prolyl cis-trans isomerase (rotamase), cyclophilin family has translation MKVTVNGKEKTLKEGATLKDALAGEHYIDGTAVSIHLSTEKVTQVSNDFEIVTSRGIMVLHLADTDDAKVFRSNIGKIKGINTRWVTSDIVAFGSFPTDLPKGDAAGVYRRFDAFFSLGGNDNATTYIMVARDNMTRSNGAGGNKIGRITVGRHLLSAIREGDTVDDIRPVVSETSRENVVVTEDLSFRMEEGYTVNSNVLIKLDHDSPVSAEQILVVGSKGYLNVSEDTGTFMGCRDDLDVDMVDEETAVRDVGCVMVRSQGAGHGHIMIYRERRQLAPGVNFAGKVERGMALVSHAKAGEKVAIITDPPRALAVGMTQKAGAEFLARFGIRQVRTGDESDDAIIVDQTPEHTMNALSSGQAETFGVPKDQIKRIEITVTDDCTVHYFKKVTGLSHKPIGQLKTQFSFPGTPMVTFFGDEARSQDLYPQDELFKTCKKGDIGVTNQSRPHHGLIGIRLSNNKQYGPTGEENYGTNMVGKFLDKLDGLDSLDDNEIIYITEEKL, from the coding sequence ATGAAGGTCACCGTCAACGGGAAGGAGAAGACCCTCAAGGAGGGTGCCACCCTCAAGGACGCGCTCGCCGGCGAGCACTACATCGACGGCACCGCGGTCTCGATCCATCTCTCCACCGAGAAGGTCACCCAGGTCTCCAACGACTTCGAAATCGTGACCTCCAGGGGGATCATGGTCCTGCACCTGGCGGACACCGATGACGCGAAGGTGTTCCGCTCCAACATCGGGAAGATCAAAGGCATCAACACCCGCTGGGTGACCAGCGACATCGTCGCCTTCGGTTCCTTCCCCACCGACCTCCCCAAGGGAGACGCCGCCGGCGTATACCGCCGCTTCGACGCCTTCTTCTCCCTCGGAGGGAACGACAACGCCACCACATACATTATGGTGGCCCGCGACAACATGACCCGTTCCAACGGCGCCGGCGGGAACAAGATCGGGAGGATTACCGTCGGAAGGCACCTGCTGTCCGCCATAAGGGAGGGGGACACCGTCGACGATATCCGCCCCGTGGTCTCCGAGACCAGCAGGGAGAACGTCGTCGTCACCGAGGACCTCTCGTTCAGGATGGAGGAGGGCTACACCGTCAACTCCAACGTCCTAATCAAGCTGGACCACGACTCCCCGGTGTCCGCGGAGCAGATCCTCGTGGTCGGTTCCAAGGGCTACCTGAACGTCTCCGAGGACACCGGCACCTTCATGGGATGCCGCGACGACCTTGACGTGGACATGGTGGACGAGGAGACCGCCGTCAGGGACGTCGGATGCGTCATGGTTAGGTCCCAGGGGGCGGGGCACGGCCACATCATGATCTACAGGGAGAGGAGGCAGCTCGCTCCCGGCGTCAACTTCGCCGGAAAGGTGGAGAGGGGAATGGCCCTAGTCTCCCACGCCAAGGCGGGGGAGAAGGTCGCCATCATCACCGATCCCCCCAGGGCCCTGGCCGTCGGAATGACCCAGAAGGCCGGGGCGGAGTTCCTGGCCCGGTTCGGCATCAGGCAGGTCAGGACCGGGGACGAGAGCGACGACGCAATCATCGTCGACCAGACCCCCGAGCACACCATGAACGCCCTGTCGTCCGGACAGGCGGAGACCTTCGGGGTCCCGAAGGACCAGATCAAGAGGATCGAGATCACCGTCACCGACGACTGCACCGTCCACTACTTCAAGAAGGTCACCGGACTCAGCCACAAGCCCATAGGCCAGCTGAAGACACAGTTCTCGTTCCCGGGAACCCCCATGGTCACCTTCTTCGGCGACGAGGCTAGGTCCCAGGACCTGTACCCCCAGGACGAGCTGTTCAAGACCTGCAAGAAGGGTGACATCGGCGTCACCAACCAGTCCCGTCCGCACCACGGTCTGATCGGTATTAGGCTGTCCAACAACAAGCAGTACGGACCCACCGGGGAGGAGAACTACGGTACGAACATGGTCGGGAAGTTCCTCGACAAGCTCGACGGCCTGGACTCCCTGGACGACAACGAGATCATCTACATCACGGAGGAGAAACTATGA